The DNA sequence CCATGAGGACCAGCTTCCGGGCGTAGTCCCGCTCGGAGAAGACGCCCAGAAGCCTCTCCCCGTCCAGGACCAGGAGGGCCCCGATCTCGTGCTCGGCCATCTTCCGCAGGGCCTCGTAGACCGTGGCCCCGGGCGGAACCCAAAAGACCTCCCCTCCCTTGCGAAGAAGCACCTGCCCCACCGTCATGCCCTCACCCCCTTGGGATTAGGGCCTGATTATACCACAAGGCCTTGCCCCTTATCGGACGGTCAGGACGGGGCCCAAGGCGTGCCGGACCACGTGCTCCGCCGTGCTCCCCAGGACGAACCGGCGCACCGGCGCCCCCAGGGCCAAAAGGTCCTCCGGCCCGGCCAGGCGCAGGAGGTGCTCCGCCGGGTCGCCGGAAAAGGCCAGGGCCTCGGTCCGCACCCCCTCCTCCTGGAGGTAGGCCTCCGCCTCCAGGGCCCAAGCCCCGGCCACCACCGGGTCCTCGTGGACGCTCACCACCCGGACGAGGAGCCCCAGGGCCTTGGCCAGAGGCCGCAGGGTGCGGAGGGCCCGGACGGCGCTCTCCGTGGCGTTATACCCCAGGACCGCCCCCTGGGGCTCCACGTAGGCCAGGGGGGCCAGGAGGACCGGGGTGGGGCAGGTGCGCAGGACGCGGTCCGCGGTGCTCCCCAGGCCCAGGAACTCCCCCAGGTGGGCCTCCCCGGCCCGGCCCATCACCAGAAGGTCAGTGGTGCGGGCATGGCGGACGATGACCTCGTGGGGGAGGCCGGTCTCCAGGAAGGCCTCCACCGGAAGCCCCGCCTCCTCGGCGCTTTTCCGGACCCGCTCCAGCACCGCCTCCCCCTTCAGGGTGAGGGCCTCCTCGAGCTCCTGGTGCCGCACGGGCAGGGGGATGCTCAGGGCCCCCAGGTCCAGAAGCTGGGGCAGGCGGATGAGCCGCTCGTCCCGCACGAAAAGGACGCGGAGCCGGGCCTGGAGCTTGTAGGCCAGCCACTCCGCCAGGACCTCGGCGCTTCGGGCCGGGGGCGAGCCATCGGTGGCCAGGAGGAGGTTCATGCCTCTATCTTACGGGGCTCCCGCACCCAGGCGGCCAGGCCCCAGGCGGGAAGAAGCAGGACCCCCAAGGCCAGAAGGACGGGCAGCACGCCGAAAAGCTCAATGGCCCGCCCGATGGGGGCGTAGAAGAGGCCCGCGAACCCCCAGGTGAAGCCCATGAGGAGGCCGGAGACGGTGGCCATCTGCTTGGGCTCGAGCTCCTGGGCCATGGCGGTGGCCACGGGGATCCCGGCGTTCATCAAGGCCCCCGTCACCGCCAAAAGGACCAGGTAAAGGGGGTTCTCCGGGGGGAGGAAGAGGAGGCCCAGGTAAAGGGGAAGGGCGAAGGTTAAAGTCCCCACCAGAACCCGCTTCCGGCCCAGCCGGTCGGAGAGCGTCCCCCCCAGGAGGGTGCCCAAGGTGGCGGAGAAGCTGTAGACGGAGAGGGAAAGGCCGGTGTAGTAGTCGGAAAGCCCCTTCAGGTGGTACCAGTAGGGCATGGTAGTGGAAAAGCTCATGAAGACCAGGCTCCGCAGGGTGGCCATCCCCCAGAGCTTGGCCACCTCGCCCCGGAAGACCCTGGAAAGGTCAGCGAATCCGGCCGGCCTCCCCCGCACCCGCGCCGGCGGGGTGCGCAAGAGGAGGAGGGCCGGGACGAGGGCCAAGGGGGTGAGGTAGAAAAGCCCCCCAAGCCCCCAGAGGTTGACCACGAAGAGGGCCACCAAAGGCCCCAGGGAAAGCCCCAGGTACCCCGCGGAGCCGAAGAAGGAAAGCCAGAAGCCCCGCCGCTCCCTGGGGGCGCTCTGCCCCACCAGGGCCGCCCCCGAGGCGTGGAAGAGGGCGGAGCCAAAGCCGGCCAGGCCCAGAACCACAAGGAGGGCAGAGAAGTCCCTCCAAAGGCCCAGGCTCCCCAGGCCCAGGGCCACCGCCACAGGGCCCAGGGCGGCGAGGAGCCTGCGGTCCATCCGGTCCGCAATGAGGCCCGCCACCGGCTGGAAGAGGCTCCCGGTCAGGGAATAGACGGAAACCAGAAGCCCCGCCGTGCCCAGGCCCACACCGAAGTGGGCCATGAGCTTGGGCAAAAGGGGGGTGAGGAAGTTGGAGAAGAGGTCGTTGGTGGTGTGGAGCCAGGCCAAAAGAAGGGGGACCATGACCAAAGCTTAACCGGGCGTGCTAGAATCGGGCTCGTGCTAAGGGGGTTTCCGGGGTCCAAAAAGAAAACTGGCGCGCCCGAGAGGACTCGAACCTCTGACCTTCGGCTCCGGAGGCCGACGCTCTATCCAGCTGAGCTACGGGCGCACTCAGCAAGGAAAACTCTAGCACCCCGTAAGGAGGCCGTCAAGTGTTCGGGATAAACAGGCGCATCATCACGATTCTGTTCGGGCTTCTGGCCGTGGCCTTCGCCGTGGGGGCCATCCTCCTCTTCACCCCCCAGGCGGGCCAGAGTCAGCGGGGCAAACCCGTCCTCTGGGTCAACGGAAAGGCGGTCTACGAGCTGGACCTCCTGCGGCTCCAGGGCAACGACCCCCTCTACGCCGCCAACCCCCAGGGCCTCCTGAAGGCCCTGGTGGACACCCACTTCCTGGAGCAGGTCATCCTCACCGAGGCCCTGAAGCAGGACGCGGCCCGGGTGCGGGTGAGCGCGGCCGAGGTCAAGAAGGAGGTGGACCGCATCAGGGAGCAGTTCGGCCTCAAGGACAAGAAGGTCTATGACCAGTTCCTCAACCAGGTGGGCTACACCGACGCCCAGCTCCGGGAGGAGATCAAGCAGAGCCTGAGGATCCAGAAGCGGCTCCAGCAGATCCAGGAGGCGGTCAAGCCCACCCCAGAGGAGGTCCGGTTCTACTTCACCCTCTTCAAGGAAGAGTACAAGGGAGAGGCCCAGGTCAAGGCCCGGCAGATCGTTCTGGACGACAAGGCAAAAGCATTGGAAGCCCTGGCCAAGGCCAAGGCGGGGGAGGACTTCGCCCAGCTCGCCCAGACCTACTCCAAGGTGGGGGCGGAGCAGGGGGGCGCCCTCGGCGCCGAGCCGGGGAAGAGCGAGCCCCGTCCGGTGACCAAGGTGGTCTTCCCCGAGGCGGTGGCCCAGGAGGTCTTCCGCCTCAAGGGGCCGGGCCTGGTGGGGCCGGTAGAAGCGGGGGGGCGGTACTACCTCGTCAAGGTGGAGGAGTACATCCCCCCCAAGGAGCCCTCCTTTGAGGAGGTCAAGGCCAAGGTGGAGGAGGACGCCAAGAAGGCCAAGGCGGACGGGGCCCTCGAGGCCTACCTGGAAGAGCTCAGGGCCAAGGCCCAGGTCCGCTTCGCGGAGAACATGGGCTACCAGTACAAGAACCCTGCAGTGGCCACGGTGGAGCCCGAGGGCGGAAAGAAGGTGGAGATCCTCCTCGCCCAGGTGCTCCAGCCCGTCTTCTCCAACCCGCAGATGGCCCAGCTCCTCCAGCAGGGCCTGGGGGAGCTGGCGGTCCAGTTCTTCCTCCCCTCCACCTTGGACCAGCTCATCAACCGGGAGATCCTGGTCCAGGAGGCCCAGAAGTCGGGCCAGCCCTTCATCGGCTCCAAGGACGAGATCGCCCAGGCGGTCCAGCTCTGGAAGACCCAGGACGTGAGCGTGACGGACGCGGAGGTGAAGGACTTCTACGCCAAGAACCCCGCCCTCTTCACCGTTCCCGCCTCCGCCGAGGTCAAGGTGGTGACCTTCAAGGACGAGGCCCAGGCCAAGGCCTTCCGGGAGGCGGCGCTTAAGAGCGGGAACCTCGAGGCCCTGGCCAAGGCCCAGGAGGGCGAGCTGACCGACCACGGGGCGGTCAATCCCGGCGTTTTGCCCGCCGTCTTGGACCGGCTGGTCTTCAGGGTGAAGGACTCCTTCCCCAAGGGCCCCGCGGGGGAGGTGAGCGAGGTGGTCAAGCTGGAGGACGGGAGCTTCGTGGTGCTCATCGTGAACAACCGCAAGGCCGAGGTCCTGAGGCCCCTGTCCGAGGTCTACGAGGAGGCCAAGGCCCTGGCCCTCTCCCAGAAGCGGTCCAGGGCCGCCCAGGCCTGGGTGGAGGAGCTCAGGAAGAAGGCCAAGGTTGAGAACCGGCTGAACCAGGTCCTGGCCGAGCTCACCCCCAAGGAGGCCCCTAAGGAGAGCCCCGCGCCCAGCACCCCGGAAGCCCCGGCCAAGCCCTGAGGCCAAGCCCTGATCCCATCCCGTCCTGGCCTAGGCCAGGACGGGATTAAAGCCAGGCCTCCGCCTCCCCCGCCCTCAGGTCCAGGAGGATGTCCTCCTCCTTGCGCCAGGGAACCGTGGCCTCCCGCAGGGTCCTTACCCCCAAAAGCCGGGCCTCCACCCGGAGCCTCCTCGCCAGGTTGGGGTCCTTGAGCCGCAGGTAAAGCCGCCGGGAGACCGGGTCAAACCCGCCCTCCAAGAGGGCCTCGAGGCCCGGGGCGTACCCGTCCCCCTCGTCCTCGTAAAGCCGCCCCCGGATCTCCTCCCCCAGGGCCACCTGCCAGACCAGGCTCCGCCAGGGCAGGGCCCCCTCGGTGTGGGGAAGGGGGTCGGTGAAGGGGATGGCCGCGCCCGCCCTCTGGTAAAGGGGGATCCCCTCCAGAGGGGTGGGGGCCGGGTGGAACCCCGAAGCGTACATCTCCCCGGTGAAGGCCTGGTACCAGACCCCCTGGGGCAGGTAGACCAGCCGGTGGGTCTGGCCGGGGCGGAGGGCGGGGGCGAGGAGGAGGTCCTCCCCCAGGAGGGCCTGGTCGTGCACCGCCTCCGCCCGGGGGTCCTGGGGGTGATGGAGGAAGAGGGGGCGCAGAAGGGGAAGCCCCGTGCGGCTCGCCTCCTCCGCCAGGGTGTAGAGGTGGGGCAGGAGGCGGTAGCGGAAGCGGATGGCCTCCCGTATGCACCGCTCCCACCGCTTCCCAAAGGCCCAAGGCTCCTGGCGGCGGCTTCCCTTGCCCGAGTGGTTGCGCATGAAGGGGTAGAAGGCCCCGAGCCAGGTCCAGCGGCAGAGGAGCTCCCCGTCCGCGTCCCCCGAGAACCCCCCGATGTCCGCCCCCACGAAGGGCACCCCGGAAAGCCCCAGGTTGAGGAGCATGGGCAGGGACATCTCCAGGTGCTCGTAGTAGCTGGAGTTGTCCCCGGTCCAGACCCAGGCGTACCTCTGCACCCCGGCGAACCCGCTCCGGGTGAGGACGAAGGGGCGCCTTCCGGGCTCCAGGCGCCTCAGCCCCTCAAAGGTGGCCCGGCTCATCAGGAGGCCGTAGAGGTTGTGCACCTCCGCGTGCCACCGATCGCCGTGCTTGGCCGTGGAGGGGAGGGTCTTGCCCGGGGCCGGGCGGCCCTCCACCTGGAAGGCGGCGGGCTCGTTCATGTCGTTCCAGATGCCGGCCACCCCCCGCTCCAGGTAGAAGCGGTGCAGGCCGCCCCACCAGTCGCGCACCTCCTCCCGGGTGAAGTCGGGCCAGACGGCGGGCTGAGGCCAGACCGCCCCCACCAGCTCCTCGTCCTTGCGGTTGCGGACGAAGTAGCCCCGGGCCCGCCCCTCCTCGTACACCGGATAGCCCTCCTCCTTCTTCACCCCCGGGTCCACGATGGCCACCAGCTTGACCCCCCGGGCCCGCAGGTCGCCGGCCAGGCGGCCTAGGTCGGGAAACCGGTGGGGGTCGTGGGTGAAGACCTTGTACCCCTCCATGTAGTCAATGTCCAGCCAGAGGGCCTCGAGGGGGATGTCCCGCTCCCAGAACCCCTCCGCCACCTTTCGCACCGTCTTTTCGTCCGGATAGCTCCAGCGGCACTGGTGGTAGCCCAAAGCCCAAAGGGGAGGAAGAGGAGCGCGGCCGGTCAGGGCGGTGTAGGCCCGGACCACGTCCAAAGGCGCGGGGCCGGGGATGAGGTAGAGGTCAAAGGTGGGCCCCTCCGTGTAGACGAGGCTGGTCTCGGGGTCGGTGAAGGCCAGGTCAAAGACCGTCCGCCAGGTTTCGTCCAAATAGAGGCCCCAGGCCCTCTCCCCCTCCTTGGCCAAGAGGAAGGGGTGGGCCTGGTACAGGGGGTCGGTGTCCGGGTGGTGGTGGGGGTCGTCCGTGGCCCAGTTGGTCCAGCGGCGCCCCTTCTTGTCCAGAAACCCGGTCCTCTCCCCCAGGCCGTAGTAGCGCCGCCCCTCCTCCTCGGCCAGGAGAAGCCCGTAGCCCGAGCCCAGGGGAAGCCCGTCCAGGACCTCCTTCAGGGCGTCCCCCTCCTGGGAAAGCCGCACCATCTCCTCGGGGAGGCCCACCGGGACCAGGGCCCCCGCCAGGAGGAGGGGGGCCCGCAGGCCGGAGAACCTCAGGCCGAAGGGGTCCAGGTCCAGCTCGAGGCCCACCCCTTCCCCCAGGACCCGCCCGCCCTCCAGGAAGAGGGGCAGGGGGGCGAGGCCCTCCACCACCCAGCTCCCCTTCCCGGCGTCCTCCGGGCGGTGGTAGACGAAGACCCGAAGGAAGGCGTGCCCCTCCTTCCGGTACCCTTCCACCCGGCCCTGGAACCAGGGGCCCTCCAGGTGGATGACCCCCCCTTCCGCGCGCGCCCCGCTAAAGCGAACCGGATACACGCCTCACCCCTTGACCGCCCCGGCCGTCAGGCCGGCCACAATCCGCTGCTGGAAGACCAGGACCAGGACCACCAGGGGCACGGTGACCACCACGCTCGCCGCCATGATAGAACCCCAGGGGATCTCAAAGGGGGTGGCCCCGCCGAAGCTGGCGATGGCCGGGGGGACGGTCTTCACCCGGTCCCCCACGGTGAAGGTGAGGGCGAAGAGGTACTCGTTCCAGGCGGCGATGAAGGCCAGAAGCCCGGTGGTCACCAACCCGGGCCCGGTGAGGGGGAGCATGATGCGGAAAAGCGTCTGCAAAGGGGTGGCCCCGTCCACGTAGGCGGCCTCCTCGAGCTCCCTCGGAAGGCCCCGGAAGTAGCCGGTGAGGACCCAGATGGTGAAGGGCAGGGTGAAGAGGAGGTAGGAAAGGATGAGGCCCAGGTGGGTGTTGAAGAGGCCCGTGGCCCTAAGGAGGATGAAGAGGCCGGAGAGGACGGAGATCTGGGGGAACATGGTCATGGCGAGGACGATATAGAGCACGGCGTTTTTGGGCGGGAAGGGGAGCCTCCCCAGGGCATAGGCGGCCAGGACGCCCAGGAAGAGGGAGAGGAGGGTCGCCCCCCCGGCCACGATCAGGGAGTTGAGGAGGTTGCGGCCGAAGTTGGCCTGGAGGAAGACGTTCTTGTAGTGGTCCAGGGTGAAGGGGATGGGGAGGAAGCTGGGGTTGGCGGAGAAGAGGGCGTCCGAGGGCTTGAAGCTGGAGATCACCGCCCAGTAGAAGGGGAAGACGCTGTAGACCACAATGAAGGCCACCAGGAGGTAAAAGAGCAGGCGGCTTAAGAGCCTCACCGCACCACCTCCCTTCCCACGCTGCGCATATAGAGGAGAACGAAGACGAAGATAATGACCAGGATGGCCACGCTCACCGCCGAGCCGTACCCCAGGTCCTGGAAGTCAATAAGGACCTGCCGGTTGTAAATGGCCAGGCTCTTGGTGGCAGGGTTCACCCCCGCCATGACGAAGATCACGTCAAAGACCCTGAGGGCGTCCAGGGTGCGGAAGATCAGGGCCACCACCAAGGCCGGGGTCAGGAGGGGGAGGGTGATGGTCCAGAACTGCTGCCAGCGGCTGGCCCCGTCAATGCTCGCCGCCTCGTACAGCTCCTCCGGGATGAGCTGTAGGCCCGCCAGGAGCAGAAGGGCCATGAAGGGGGTGGTCTTCCACACGTCCACCGCGATGATGGAGGGGAGGATCAGCTCGGGTTTGGCCAGAAAGGCCACCTTCTGGGAGAGGAGGCCCAGCTTCACCCCCAGGACGTTGACGACCCCGTACACGTCGTTCAGCATCCACTTCCACATCTGGGCCGAGACCACGGTGGGGATGGCCCAGGGGATGAGGATGGCCGTCCGCACCAGGCCCCGCCCCCGGAAGCGGGAGTTGATGACCAGGGCGATGGCCAGGCCCAAAAAGGTCTCCAGGCTCACCGAGACCACGGTGAAGCGGAGGGTGTTCCAGAAGGCCAGGCGGAAATCGGGGTCCTGGAGGAGGTAAAGGTAGTTCTCAAACCCGATAAACTCGGGCTTTTCCACGAAGGCGATATCCGCTTTGTAGAAGGACCAGTAAAAGACCTGGGCCAGGGGGTAGCCCGCCACCAGGAGGACCACCAGGAGGGTAGGGAGGACCAGGGCCCAGGCCAGCCGGGTCTGCCTAAGGGTGAGCATAGCGGTAGTCTAAACCCCCGGGGGAAGACTCCCCCGGGGGAAAGAGGGCCTAGCGCAGAATGCGCTTAAGGCGGGCCTCGAGGTCCCGCACCGCCTGCTCGCCGGTCTTCCTGCCGGTCAGGGCGTTGTGGACCTCGGTCCAGATGGCCTCGGAGGCCTGGTTGTACTTGGCCCCCGCCACGTCGGAAGGACGGGAGACCGCGTTCTGGAAGACGGGCAGGAGGTCCTTGAACCAGGGGTTCTTGGCCAGGACGTCCTTGTCGTTGTAAAGGGCGGGCCGGGTGGGCAGGCGGGAGAGCCGGACGGCGTTGTCCTTCTGCACCTCATAGGAGGCGAGGTACTTCACCAGGTCAGCCGCCTCCTTGGGGTGGCGGGTGTAGGCGGAGACCATGAGCTGCCAGCCGCCCAGGGTGGCCGCGTTCGGGGCGTCCGCGCTCCCCTTGGGCAGCACCGTGACCGCGATCTTACCCCGGACGGGGCTCCCCTCCGCCTGGCCCAGGGCGTAGGCGTAGGGCCAGTTACGCATGAAAAGGGCGTTCCCCTGCTGGAAGACGTTCCGGGCCTCCTCCTCCGCGTAGCTGGTCACGCCGGGGGGTGCGATGGTGCCCACGTAGCGGCGGATGGTGTTCAGGGCCAGGGCGGCCTTGGGGTTGTTGACGGAGATGCGGCCGTCCTTCTCAATGATCCGGCCGCCCCCAAAGGAGTAGATCCACTCCAGGGCGTCGCAGGTCAGCCCCTCGTAGGCCTTGCCCTGGAAGACGAAGCCCCAGAAGTCCTTGTTGGTCTTCCGCTCCCCTTCCATCACCTTCTTGGCCATCTGCTCCAGCTCGGCCCAGGTCCTGGGGGGGTTCTTGTACCCGTACTTCTGGAGGAGGTCGGTGCGGTAGTACAAAAGCCCTGCGTCGGTGAAGAAGGGGATGGAGGTGAGCTTGCCCCCGATGGTGTTGTTCTCCACGATGCGGGGGAAGAACTCCTTAAGCTCGGCCTCCGAGAAGTACTGCTTGAGGTCCAACGCGTGCGGGGCCACGATGCCCGGCCAGATGACGTCAATCATGTAGACGTCCACGTCCGGGCTTTTGGCCGCCCAGTACTGCTGGTAGAGGGCGAGGCGGTCGTTGGTGTCCGCCGGGGAGTCAATGTACTCCACCTTGTTCCCGGTCTTCCTCGCCCACTCCTCCACCTTCTCCTTCATCCAGCGCCCGCCCTCGCCCACCGCGGTGGAGTCGCCCGCCACCCGGATGGTGACCTGGGCCTGGGCCACCCCGAAGGCCAGGACCGCCCCGATCGCCGCCAAAAACGCCAGTTTCCTCATGCCCTACCTCCTTTTGGAAATACTTCCACTGGTCATTCTACCCCCGATCCCCGGGGGACGTCAATACGAACGGGGGGCCCGGGGCCCCCCGCCTTTCCCTTCAGGAGGCTATCCTTCCAAGGCCAGAAGCATGGGGTCCTCCAGGAGGCCCGCCAGGTGGCGGCAGAACCGGGCCGCCTCCGCCCCGTCAATCAGGCGGTGGTCGTAGGTGAGGCTGAAGGGCATGAGGAGCCGGGGCTGGAAGGCCTCCCCGTCCCAGACGGGCTGGACCTCCGAGCGGGAAACCCCCAGGATCGCCACCTCGGGCCAGTTCACGATGGGGGTGAACCCCGTGCCCCCGATCCCCCCCAGGTTGGAGACGCTGAAGCTCGCCCCCTGCATCTCCTCCAGGGCCAGCCTCCGCTCCCGGGCCTTGGCGGAAAGCTCGCCGAGCTCCCGGGCGATGGCGAAGACCCCCTTCCGGTCCACGTCCCGCACCACGGGGACCAGGAGGCCGTGCGGGGTGTCCACCGCCACCCCCAGGTGGACGTAGTCCTTGTAGATGACCTCCCCCGCCTCGGGGTCCAAGGAGGCGTTGAACTTGGGGAAGGCCTTGAGGGTGAGGGCCACCGCCTTGAGGATGAAGGCGGTCAGGGTGAGCCGGACCCCCTGGGCCTCCGCCCTGGGGGCGTAGCGCTTCCGCACCTCCTCGAGGCCGGTCACGTCGGCCCGGTCAAAGTGGGTAACCATGGGGACCTGGCTCCAGGCCTGGGCCATGGCCCGCAGGGTGGCCTTGCGCACCGAGGACATGGCCTCCCGCCGGACGGGGCCCCATTTGGCGAAGTCGGGCAGGGGGGGGCGGGGCACCTCGGCCACCTCCTTGGGGGAAGGGGGGGGCGGTGTCAGGCCCGCCGCCCGGCGCACATCCTCCTCGGTGATGCGCCCCGCCAGGCCCGTCCCCACCACCCGGGAGATCTCCACCCCCAGCTCCCGGGCGAGCCGCCGGACGGAGGGAGCAGCGGGGATGAGCCGCTCCTCCTGGGTCCCGGAGGGTAGAGGGGCGGGGGGCGTGGGCGGGGTGGGCGCGGGGGGCGGCTCCCGCCTTGGAGCCTCAGCCGAAGAAGGCGCGGCGGAGGGCACCGCTTCCGCCTCCGGCTCCACCTCGAGCACCACCTGGCCGGGCCGGACCTCCTCCCCCACCTTGGCCAGGACCCGGACCACCCTCCCCGCCACCCCGGCGGGCAGCTCCATGACCGCCTTGTCCGTCTCCAGCTCCAGGACCGGGGTGTCCGGCTCCACCCGGTCCCCCTCCTTCACCAAAACCCCCACCACCGTGGCCGCGGCCACGCCTTCGCCCAAGTCGGGTAGCTTGACCTCCATACGCCTCCTTTACCGCTTCCAGGGCGGGACCTCGTTCAGCTCGAGGCCCCAGGCCGCCTTCGCCCGGTCCAAAACCTCCCCTTCCAGCTTACCCTCCTCCACCAGAAGCCCCAAGGCGGCCAGGGCGATGTGCCGGGCGTCCACCTCAAAGAAGTCCCTCAGGGCCTCCCGGGTGTCGGAGCGGCCGAACCCGTCCGTGCCCAGGCTGCAGAAGGGCCGGTCCAGATACCCCCGGATGAGGTTGGGCAGGGCCTTCAGGTAGTCGGAGACCGCCACGATGGGCCCCTCGGTAGCGGAGAGCCGCTCCACCACAAAGGGCCGCCGGGCCCGGCCCAGAAGCCGCCGCTCCCGCTCCGCCTCCAGGGCGTCCAGGTAGAGGGCCTTGTAGCTGGTCACGCTCCAGACGTCCGCGGCCACCCCGAACTCCTCCAAAAGCCCCGCCGCCTTCACCGCCTCGGGCAGGAGGGGACCCGAGCCCAAAAGCTGCACCCGGTGCCCCTTCCCTTCCGCCCTCCGGAAGAGGTAGAGCCCCCGCAGGATGCCCTCCTTGACCTCGGCCCGGGGCTCGGGCATGGGGGGGTGGACGTAGTTCTCGTTCTCTATGGTGATGTAGTAGAAGACGTCCTCCCCCACCTCGTACATCCGCCTCAGCCCGTCCTCCAGGATGACCGCTAGCTCGTAGGCGTAGGCGGGGTCGTAGGCGAGGAGGTTGGGGGCGGCCAGGGCGTAGACGTGGCTCTGCCCGTCCTGGTGCTGGAGCCCCTCCCCCATCAGGGTGGTCCGCCCGGCGGTGGCCCCCAGGATGAACCCCCGCGTCCTTTGGTCCGCGGCGGCCCAGACCAGGTCCCCCACCCGCTGGAGGCCGAACATGGAGTAGAGGATGAAGAAGGGGATGGTGGGGATGCCCCAGTGGGCGTAGGCGGTCCCGGCGGCGATGAAGTCGGCCATGGCCCCGGCCTCGGTGATCCCCTCCTCCAGGATCTGGCCCTGCCGGCTCTCCTTGTAGGCGGTCAGGGTGCCCTCGTCCACGGGGATGTAGAGCTGCCCCTGGGGGGAGTAGATGCCCACCTGGGCGATCAGGGCCTCCATCCCGAAGGTCCGGGCCTCGTCGGGGACGATGGGGACGATGAGCCGGCCCACCCCCTTGTGCCGCAAAAGCTTGGTGAGCATGCGGACGAAGGCCATGGTGGTGGAGATCTCCCGCCCCCCGCTCCCCTCGTAGAACTCCTGGAAGAACTCCTCCTTGGGCACCTCAAGCCCACCCTGGAAGCGCACCCGCCGCTCGGGGACGAACCCTCCTAGGGCCCTTCGCCGCTCCAGGAGGTAGCGCACCTCGGGGGAGTCGGGGCCCGGGTGGTAGTAGGGGACCTCGGGCAGCTTCTCGTCGGGGATGGGGATCTTCAGGAAGTCCCGGGCCTCCTTGAGGTCCTCGAGGGAGAGCTTCTTCACCTGGTGGGCCACGTTCTTGGCCATGGCCGTGGGCCCCATCCCGTACCCCTTGATGGTCCGGGCCAGGATGACGGTGGGCCTCCCCTTGTGCTCCACCGCGGCCTTGAAGGCGGCGAAGAGCTTCTGGGGGTCGTGCCCGCCCCGGCTCTTGGTGAGCTCGTCCAGCTCCTCGTCCGTGAGGTCCTGGATCAGGGCCTTGAGCTCCGGGGTGTTGAAGAAGCGCTCCTTCAGCTCCTTCCCCCCGAAGGCGGCGTAGCGCTGGCTCTCCCCGTCCACCAGGGCCTCAAAGCGGCGGAGGAGGTGGCCCTCCTTGTCCTTGGCGATAAGCCGGTCCCAGGCGCTTCCCCAGACGACCTTGATGACGTTCCAGCCCGCCCCCCGGTAGAGCCGCTCCAGCTCCTGGATGATCTTGG is a window from the Thermus filiformis genome containing:
- a CDS encoding universal stress protein — its product is MNLLLATDGSPPARSAEVLAEWLAYKLQARLRVLFVRDERLIRLPQLLDLGALSIPLPVRHQELEEALTLKGEAVLERVRKSAEEAGLPVEAFLETGLPHEVIVRHARTTDLLVMGRAGEAHLGEFLGLGSTADRVLRTCPTPVLLAPLAYVEPQGAVLGYNATESAVRALRTLRPLAKALGLLVRVVSVHEDPVVAGAWALEAEAYLQEEGVRTEALAFSGDPAEHLLRLAGPEDLLALGAPVRRFVLGSTAEHVVRHALGPVLTVR
- a CDS encoding MFS transporter; its protein translation is MVPLLLAWLHTTNDLFSNFLTPLLPKLMAHFGVGLGTAGLLVSVYSLTGSLFQPVAGLIADRMDRRLLAALGPVAVALGLGSLGLWRDFSALLVVLGLAGFGSALFHASGAALVGQSAPRERRGFWLSFFGSAGYLGLSLGPLVALFVVNLWGLGGLFYLTPLALVPALLLLRTPPARVRGRPAGFADLSRVFRGEVAKLWGMATLRSLVFMSFSTTMPYWYHLKGLSDYYTGLSLSVYSFSATLGTLLGGTLSDRLGRKRVLVGTLTFALPLYLGLLFLPPENPLYLVLLAVTGALMNAGIPVATAMAQELEPKQMATVSGLLMGFTWGFAGLFYAPIGRAIELFGVLPVLLALGVLLLPAWGLAAWVREPRKIEA
- a CDS encoding peptidylprolyl isomerase; translation: MFGINRRIITILFGLLAVAFAVGAILLFTPQAGQSQRGKPVLWVNGKAVYELDLLRLQGNDPLYAANPQGLLKALVDTHFLEQVILTEALKQDAARVRVSAAEVKKEVDRIREQFGLKDKKVYDQFLNQVGYTDAQLREEIKQSLRIQKRLQQIQEAVKPTPEEVRFYFTLFKEEYKGEAQVKARQIVLDDKAKALEALAKAKAGEDFAQLAQTYSKVGAEQGGALGAEPGKSEPRPVTKVVFPEAVAQEVFRLKGPGLVGPVEAGGRYYLVKVEEYIPPKEPSFEEVKAKVEEDAKKAKADGALEAYLEELRAKAQVRFAENMGYQYKNPAVATVEPEGGKKVEILLAQVLQPVFSNPQMAQLLQQGLGELAVQFFLPSTLDQLINREILVQEAQKSGQPFIGSKDEIAQAVQLWKTQDVSVTDAEVKDFYAKNPALFTVPASAEVKVVTFKDEAQAKAFREAALKSGNLEALAKAQEGELTDHGAVNPGVLPAVLDRLVFRVKDSFPKGPAGEVSEVVKLEDGSFVVLIVNNRKAEVLRPLSEVYEEAKALALSQKRSRAAQAWVEELRKKAKVENRLNQVLAELTPKEAPKESPAPSTPEAPAKP
- a CDS encoding glycoside hydrolase family 31 protein, yielding MYPVRFSGARAEGGVIHLEGPWFQGRVEGYRKEGHAFLRVFVYHRPEDAGKGSWVVEGLAPLPLFLEGGRVLGEGVGLELDLDPFGLRFSGLRAPLLLAGALVPVGLPEEMVRLSQEGDALKEVLDGLPLGSGYGLLLAEEEGRRYYGLGERTGFLDKKGRRWTNWATDDPHHHPDTDPLYQAHPFLLAKEGERAWGLYLDETWRTVFDLAFTDPETSLVYTEGPTFDLYLIPGPAPLDVVRAYTALTGRAPLPPLWALGYHQCRWSYPDEKTVRKVAEGFWERDIPLEALWLDIDYMEGYKVFTHDPHRFPDLGRLAGDLRARGVKLVAIVDPGVKKEEGYPVYEEGRARGYFVRNRKDEELVGAVWPQPAVWPDFTREEVRDWWGGLHRFYLERGVAGIWNDMNEPAAFQVEGRPAPGKTLPSTAKHGDRWHAEVHNLYGLLMSRATFEGLRRLEPGRRPFVLTRSGFAGVQRYAWVWTGDNSSYYEHLEMSLPMLLNLGLSGVPFVGADIGGFSGDADGELLCRWTWLGAFYPFMRNHSGKGSRRQEPWAFGKRWERCIREAIRFRYRLLPHLYTLAEEASRTGLPLLRPLFLHHPQDPRAEAVHDQALLGEDLLLAPALRPGQTHRLVYLPQGVWYQAFTGEMYASGFHPAPTPLEGIPLYQRAGAAIPFTDPLPHTEGALPWRSLVWQVALGEEIRGRLYEDEGDGYAPGLEALLEGGFDPVSRRLYLRLKDPNLARRLRVEARLLGVRTLREATVPWRKEEDILLDLRAGEAEAWL
- a CDS encoding carbohydrate ABC transporter permease, whose amino-acid sequence is MRLLSRLLFYLLVAFIVVYSVFPFYWAVISSFKPSDALFSANPSFLPIPFTLDHYKNVFLQANFGRNLLNSLIVAGGATLLSLFLGVLAAYALGRLPFPPKNAVLYIVLAMTMFPQISVLSGLFILLRATGLFNTHLGLILSYLLFTLPFTIWVLTGYFRGLPRELEEAAYVDGATPLQTLFRIMLPLTGPGLVTTGLLAFIAAWNEYLFALTFTVGDRVKTVPPAIASFGGATPFEIPWGSIMAASVVVTVPLVVLVLVFQQRIVAGLTAGAVKG
- a CDS encoding carbohydrate ABC transporter permease, with product MLTLRQTRLAWALVLPTLLVVLLVAGYPLAQVFYWSFYKADIAFVEKPEFIGFENYLYLLQDPDFRLAFWNTLRFTVVSVSLETFLGLAIALVINSRFRGRGLVRTAILIPWAIPTVVSAQMWKWMLNDVYGVVNVLGVKLGLLSQKVAFLAKPELILPSIIAVDVWKTTPFMALLLLAGLQLIPEELYEAASIDGASRWQQFWTITLPLLTPALVVALIFRTLDALRVFDVIFVMAGVNPATKSLAIYNRQVLIDFQDLGYGSAVSVAILVIIFVFVLLYMRSVGREVVR